Proteins from one Dermacentor variabilis isolate Ectoservices chromosome 1, ASM5094787v1, whole genome shotgun sequence genomic window:
- the LOC142590671 gene encoding uncharacterized protein LOC142590671 yields the protein MPRAFLITNKRYNSTIDHDDTDQYRPAGGGRENSPERRVSTAEVPAEHEAEPSSRGPEATGQGCWASWKPASPRSPASLSRTVTPTVCEEPLSLTVHDAQPQFPSAAAASASILAAVLQQVRTLQEPGGGSRLSSSGAGEPYYACPECGKRYSTSSNLARHRQTHRSVTDKKARQCPHCSKVYVSMPAFSMHVRTHGQGCQCPFCGKCFSRPWLLQGHIRTHTGEKPFKCSQCSKAFADKSNLRAHVQTHSPTKPFLCRRCGKAFALKSYLYKHEESSCMRVHAGAPAPAAIKAEPDV from the exons ATGCCTCGGGCATTCCTCATCACGAACAAGCGCTACAATTCGACCATCGACCACGACGACACCGATCAATACCGTCCCGCCGGTGGCGGCAGAG AGAACAGCCCCGAGCGGCGCGTGAGCACAGCCGAGGTACCTGCCGAGCACGAGGCGGAACCATCGTCGCGCGGCCCGGAGGCGACGGGCCAGGGTTGCTGGGCCTCCTGGAAACCGGCCAGCCCGCGGTCTCCCGCTAGCCTCTCGCGCACTGTCACGCCTACCGTGTGTGAAGAGCCGCTCAGCCTGACAGTGCACGATGCGCAACCACAGTTCCCATctgcagcagcagcttcagcgaGCATACTCGCTGCAGTGCTGCAACAAGTTCGAACTCTTCAG GAGCCCGGCGGCGGCTCGCGGCTCTCGAGCAGCGGGGCCGGCGAGCCGTACTACGCCTGCCCCGAGTGCGGCAAGCGGTACAGCACGTCGAGCAACCTGGCGCGACACCGGCAGACGCACCGCAGCGTGACGGACAAGAAGGCGCGCCAGTGCCCGCACTGTTCCAAGGTGTACGTGTCCATGCCGGCCTTCTCCATGCACGTGCGGACGCACGGCCAGGGTTGCCAGTGCCCCTTCTGCGGCAAGTGCTTCTCCCGGCCCTGGCTGCTGCAGGGCCACATCCGCACGCACACCGGAGAAAAGCCGTTCAAGTGTTCCCAGTGCTCCAAGGCGTTCGCCGACAAGTCCAACCTGCGGGCCCACGTCCAGACCCACTCTCCCACCAAGCCGTTCTTGTGTCGCCGCTGCGGGAAAGCGTTCGCGCTCAAGAGTTACCTCTACAAGCACGAGGAATCGTCGTGCATGAGGGTCCACGCCGGGGCTCCGGCGCCGGCCGCGATCAAGGCGGAACCCGACGTGTGA